ccAGCAAGTAAACGTTCTGTCATCAGGTAAATCTCATCCTGCATACTGTCCGGCTCTGATACAGGAAGGTCAGTGAAACAGTTCACTAAGATTAAAATGCAAATAATTAAACCATGTCGCAACTGAGTTAATTGCAGAAGCGAATcctattgaaatgtataaaatttttAGAGGATTGTCAAGACAGCTGCTGGGGTACTGGTTCATCTGTACAGAGAATCTAGATCTTGCGCGCAGCTTTGTGTAAGGTAGTGGCCGATGGGAACTGTGGCAGTAAAACATGTCTTTGTCAGAAAAGTTTTAGGAATTATCCACTCTAAACACTTGATGCTTTGGTGGTAAGTACAGTCCAGCCTGAACCCAACTGGACCAAACTCAAAAATCTGAAGTCCTTGTGATGTGGTCCTTCATGAGATTGGATTTTAATGTTATGGGTTGGCTGGGGGAGGTGGAGTGTAGAAGGTCTCATTGAAACTTGCCAAGTACTAAGAGGCCTGAATAGAGTTgtcgtagagaggatgtttccattggcAGGAAAGTGTCAGAATAAAGAGATGTCCCTGCAAAATTGAAACgtggaggagtttctttagctagagtggtaaatctgcaaagtagaggccaaatcattgggtgtatgtaAGACAGAGATAGTTAAGTACTCATGGGGattaagggtggggggggggtgcaggacaATGTgcttgaaaaacaaaaacagaatagtggaacagacttgCAGAGCATTACAACACACTACATGCCCTTTTGGCCTATGACATTGTGTCAACCTTTTCAACTGCTCTGAGATCAAGCTAACTAAATGGCTCAAGTAGCCAAATTCTGTTTCTGTATATCTTATCTAATCAGCCCACTTGTACTGAGGTCACAAATGATGTCACTGTCTCTGTTAACTTGGAACAGGTCTTGTCCAAAATGTACCTTCTGCTCTTGGCTACCCCAGCCTAGTATctcccaccaccttctgtgtTCAACCTGGGAACATCTACTATTCAGTTTTGCATCACAGTTCCATGTTTAAGTTAAAACGGGCTCACATAGACACGGAAGCTGATGGCAATTTAATCTGGTCACTTTTCCCCATTACCAGCCAGAGTTTAGTTGTCTGGGTCTAAATGTGAGCTCTCTGGTTTTCAGGTGTCCTGCTTTGGTCTGCATTGGCCACAAGATGTTTGGCTTCCACAAGCCTAAGATGTACCGGAGCCTGGACGGATGCTGCATCTGCAGGGCCAAATCATCCAGCTCACGGTTTACTGACAGCAAGCGCTATGAGAAGGACTTCCAGAGCTGCTTTGGGTAAGTACAGAGAAAGCCAGAGCAACAAATTCAATAAAGCCCAGTTGGTTTGTGGATGAAGGAAGGCAGTCAGAGATCATGTTTACTTATTATTCTCTCCTGCTTTTTGCCTAAGATTGAACGAAGCCCGCTCAGGAGAGATTTGCAATGCCTGTGTGCTGCTGGTGAAACGATGGAAGAAGCTCCCAGTGGGCTCCAAAAAGAACTGGAATCATGTAAGTATGGGTCTCAGTCCAGAACTTTCACAGGAACTGATGGAATAATTGGGTAGATGCTTGCTGAAATAGGACATTAATTCTGACATTGTCTAAACAATGGGAATTTTGTGCCTGTAACTGCCTTAAGTTGCTTCACCACTGATCTTCCCCACTTGTTGTAAAGTCAAGATGTAAGGTTGCTGACCAGTGACTATCCCCACCAAAGAAAATGCCAACTTGAGGACCCGAGTCATGGGGAAATGTTGAATAGCTTAGGGGTTTAGTGTAGGAGAAGGAggggtgatataatggaggtatacaaaattgagcgGTACAGACATGGTAGATGcagacaggctttttccactgaggttgggtgaaactcgaactagaggtcatagttaaagggtgaaaggtgaaatatttaaggggtacATGAAGgagatcttcactcagagagtgatgagagtggggaacgagctgccagtggaagtggtggacgtGCGTTTTGATTTCCacatttaagagcagtttggataagtacatggatgtgagAGCTATGGGTCATGTGCAGGTCTATAGGACAAGGCAAAATAATGGCTTGGACTGGACTACATGGGCCGAAGGggttatttctgtgctgtagtactctacaACACCCAGGCTTTACACATGGGTAACAATGATCTCCTAAATGGGCTTCAGTTAGTTTGCTCAGTATTTGAGCAGACCCTCCTGAGTATTTACTGCTTCCTTGCCACTTGTCAAGAAACTCTTCCTTTCTTGCTGCTCACTTACccacctgcctgtgtttggaggtCGTCTCTCAGTGCAATGTCTTGCTTTTGCACAAAGCAATTCTTTTACCTATTTCCACCACACTCGTTTTAGTGCTTGAAATTCTAGTTCCATTTTCATCTTATTACGTGGTAAAATATACCATAAGTGTTTACTTTGGGCAGACACAAgagaccgcagatgctggaatctggagctaaAAACAAACTAGTAGAGAAACGGGAAGGgtaaggcagcatttatggtggTGGAGTGATGGTGCTTCAGGTAGAAAGACCCTGTATTAAGCAGTTTGGGTAATTTATTGGTAGTGGCAGtaaatggagtaaatgaggtactTTTGTTGTGGTTTAACATCAAATGAAATCCTTCTTTACAACAAATGAAGATGACTCACCTCCCCTTAGCCTGTGAGTTAGGAGTCCAAGTAACCATGTTTTGGTCACAGGAGTGTCCAtggtatttatcaacctctgaaACCTTGTGCCACCCCTCCAGGGTGAAAATAAATAAACGTTGATAGTGCCACCTTAATACGTAGTTAATCTGTAAACTATTCTGCGGCAAAATTGCAATAACCCAACATATGGATCTGGAATGTGATGCTGGTGTCTTGAGTCTGGACTCTGGGCTGTGTCTGTGTACCTGGTACTGGCATTCAGCTAGGATTAGGAAATTAGGCAGATATATATTCTGCTCCTTTAAACTCAAGAGTTTTCTGGAAAATGAACCACTGCCTGACATGTAAAATAATGTGAATAATGAACAATTAAATGCAGTAGCATCTAATAATCTGGCACCATCAGTCCAGTAAATTTTCCAGATTACAGTTCACACTCTCCTCCCAGTGAAGTGTACAACGTTTGTAGTTTTCCCAGTGCTAGTTTGTGCAGAGGGGTACTCTAATCAAATACTGGTGTCTTCTGTTATTTGCAGGTGGTTGATGTCCGTGCAGGACCAAGCTTGAAGACAGCATTGAAACCTAAGAAGGCAAAATCCCTCACTGGGAGCAGAATAAAAGCCAGTCAGATCAGCAAGATCCAGAAAGAGCTGAAACGTCAGAGTAAGTGTATGTTCTGATACTTTTTCCCTTTCCTTCTCCATGCAGTTTGCAGACATTGTAAGGGAGGTGCTAAAACATCTGCAGTTACTGCAACTCCAACTGCAGCTGGCCAACAGTAAAAGCCCCAGGACATTGTGTGTGTCCCCTGACCTGTAACTGTCTTCAGCTCCCCTCTTGTGAAGTCAGACATTATCTCCATAGTGATGGGAAGTCTCTAACCAGCACAAAAAGCTATGGATAAAGGGTGGAAGTAAATGGACACTGTAGAGCAAATGGCTGCAAGTGCAATAGTGTTGCGGTCTCAGGTTAATCCAGATTAATGCTCGACAAACAGACCAGGTGGGATATATCCACGTTTAAACTACATAACAAAGTGAGTGATTGAGCTGCAAGGCTCTAACATGAAAAGGTGGTCACCAGTCAACAACGACTGACAACCATCCCCACCAAGAGAAGAGCCAACCTCTTCAACATAACCCAAGCTTTACGCATAGCTAACAATGATCTCCAACAAGCAGTTCAGCCAGATTACTTCAAACATTTGCAACTTCGTGACTATTTGTCAAGAAATAAATTGTTTCCTTTTCCCTCCAACCAAATGAGTAATCTATTTCCCTACATTCTCCACCACCACCTTTTCATGTTAGAGCCTTGCAGCTCAATCACTCACCTTGCTATGTAGTTTAAACGTGGATATATCCCACCTGGTCTGTTCGTCGAGCATTAATCTGGATTAACCTAAGACCGCAACACTATTGCACTTGCAGCCGTTTGCTTTACAGTGTCCATTTATTTCCACCCTTTATCCATAGCTTTTCGTGCTGGTTGCAGAGACTTCCCACCACTATGGAGATATGTCTGCAGAGCATGTTACATGAGTCTGAATGACACACTGACTGTTGGATATACTGCTGAGGAGGGAAAGAATGAGAATCTGAAGTGGGTCATCCTGTCCTTCAGGCCTCTTCTGACCTTTACCAAGATCACTGCTGTCTTCTCTTGCACTATCCCCAAagccttaattcccttactatctCAGAAATCTATTGATCCTTCCTTTTTTTGAGCGGGGGAGTCACGATGATTGAGCCTCTACAGCTTTCTGGAATAGAAAGTTACAAAAGAAATGTCATCTTCAGACTGAAGAAGTTTCTTCTTGAGTCTTAAATGGTCTGACCCTGGTCCTAAATAACTATCAGAGGAGACATCTATCCTGTTACATGCTGTAAGAATTCAAGTTTCAGTGACATATTTTAATTGCTCTTAAACCTTTGAGAATATGTGTCTATTTCCTCGATCTCTCCTTGTATGGCATAACTGCTAACTATGAGACCAGCTGGGAGAATCTCCTTTCCACTCCTTGTATGACAAATATTTCCTTTACAGATGCAAGTTCACTTTGCTTAAGGTGTACTCTTAGCAAGGCCCTATTACAAATGTAATGAAACTCTCAAATGCTGCAATGTAAGAGATCTGGGATTTGACAGAGGCTATGAGTACACAAACAGTGTTATGACAAGCTGCAAATTATTGGCTGGTCCTCAGTTTTAGTATTGTATTCACATCttgggaaggatgttgaggctttgaggCTGTGTTGAGGGGCTTTACAAGAGCATTGTGAGGAATAtctgttgttctttcttcagGAACAAAAACTGACATCGTACTTTTAATGTCAGCCCAGAGCCCTGCTGGACTGGGAACGTAACTCGAGGGTGTTTCTTGCACCCTGTTTTGAAGGTGGGATGTTGTTATGGTCTGCGATTTGATTGGCATTTCCACAGCCACACCAGGCTGAAGGTTTATGGTGCCATGTGGACATCTGATAAACAGACTGGAATTGTATAAGGGTGTTGGGAAATATCCTCAAGTTCCATTCCCTGCAGAGCTCTGGATCAGGGAGCACCTCAAGAAATAGGGAGAACTAGGGGGACGTCACATGATGATGTAGGATCGAAACGCAGGATCCCAGCTCTCCtgtaaaaaatcagtaaattaatgtttaagtgaagaaaagttagtcaatactttctaaaagttacttataaactactccggactgtttcaagttatgcctcacaaacagaagatgaagaaaacgcaagttggaacagaatcaaggcccacttctgccaaagaacTGCGGGCACAGGTACATTTCACTTCCaacgatacagaacaggaaactgcggcaacatcgacaatttctaaagaaaaagaccaacgagaactgcgcaaacgtgaaggaaggaacatgcgcaaacgagagcaacctgaactacaaatcccagttacgattgaaagtgaaagtgaatctgaggtagattcagattctctggaaaaatcagacgaagatggaggtaaaagtttttctggaaatatagaaaagactttgatgcaaataatgcgtaaattagcaaaattaaacacattaaaagtaatcaaaaaaatgataaatatggagattatgtttgataaaatgacaaaaagacaggaaaaaatggaaaagagaatgatAGATTTGGAAGCTACAAcggaagacatggttgaaagaatgaataaaatggaagatgatattaCTGCCTGGACATTAGAAAGAAAACAATGGTTGGAAAAAATgcataagcttgaaaattttagtagacgaaacaatattaaaattgttggacttaaagaagatatagaaggagaagatccaataattttttttcaaaaatggatccctgaaaacctggaaatggaaggagaaattctaattgaaattgaaagggctcatagagccttaaggtcaagacctcaagctgatcaaaatccacgatcaattttgataaaatgctaaagataccaagataaagaaaagatcctgaaggcgtctgcccaatgtgccaaaaagagaaacgggccattgatgatagaagggaaagcagttcttttctatcctgatataagttataaccttttgaagagaaagaaggaatttaacccagcgaaaaaagctttatgggaaaaggattataaatttataatgtgtcacccagcaacactgataatttttttggaggatggaaaaagaagattttttaccgattatcgagaagcagaggagttcgcacaaaaactcccaatTATTTGCTAACTACACATAGAGATTTCCAAGTGTAATGGATTAAAAATGAAGACAGAGgcagtgaatggaagtgatggacatttaaggatgatacaggggagaaaggcaaaatttgagaaatactaattgaaaatagtttttttttcttctcatatatatacttttttatgttgcggggggctggggagctttggattGATTACtgtgggattcacgtgtgtaatcatggcgattgctatgacccgtacaacagaggggggtaatgtgttcttttttttcacaacattagtaggggggtattttgtttttgttctttataatctatttttcttctatctttttgcctggatgatcggtggggacaaACATAGCAACATGGTGAATttaaaaaagattccccaagataACACGAAAGTTggaagattaggtattattatagattggagtaacaaaaataatgactaatttactgaatttttaaagttttaatgttaatgggcttaatggaccggtgaaaagaaaaagaatcttaacatacattaaaaaatgaaaatagatatagcttttttacaagaaacacactttacagagatagaacatcagaaattaaaaagagattgggttggaaatgttattgcagcttcatttaattcaaaggtgagaggagttgcaattttggttaataaaaatttatcaattaaaatacaaaatgtattaattgattcggtggggagatatgtaattatacattgtcagagatatgtaattatacattgtcaaattttttcagaactatggactcttatgaatatttatgcaccaaatgaaaatgatgtaaaatttatacaaggtcttttgaatttggctaacacacatgacaaaatattaataggtggagattttaacttttgtctaaaTCCacttttagatagatcaacaaaggttgtcacaaaatcaaaagtagcaaaattaactttatcattgatgaaagatttaaatttgattgatatatagagaagaattaacccaaaagaaagagattattcattttattcaaatagacataaaacatattaaaggatagatttttttctattatcaatgaatattcaagtcagagtgaaaaatatggaatataaagcaagaatattgtcagatcattctttgataatgacaatgatattgataaagaggaatcaatttatagatggagatttaattcaaaattactaacgtcaagatttttgtgatttcaagtggaatacagctgtaaatttcattcttccaacgatctatacttaagtatgcattggatttccaagtaactgcaatagcctttttagctactgccagtgcaatttttataaattctttctgatatttactc
This DNA window, taken from Hypanus sabinus isolate sHypSab1 chromosome 8, sHypSab1.hap1, whole genome shotgun sequence, encodes the following:
- the sinhcaf gene encoding SIN3-HDAC complex-associated factor isoform X2, producing MFGFHKPKMYRSLDGCCICRAKSSSSRFTDSKRYEKDFQSCFGLNEARSGEICNACVLLVKRWKKLPVGSKKNWNHVVDVRAGPSLKTALKPKKAKSLTGSRIKASQISKIQKELKRQNSDAHSTTSSMSPAQSPCYSNHSDEGSDTEMASGSSRVPVFSFLDLTYWKRQKVCCGIIYKGRFGEVLIDPHLFKPCCASKKRVTETPEQQAVQSPSASKDDEW
- the sinhcaf gene encoding SIN3-HDAC complex-associated factor isoform X1, which codes for MFGFHKPKMYRSLDGCCICRAKSSSSRFTDSKRYEKDFQSCFGLNEARSGEICNACVLLVKRWKKLPVGSKKNWNHVVDVRAGPSLKTALKPKKAKSLTGSRIKASQISKIQKELKRQSKYSDAHSTTSSMSPAQSPCYSNHSDEGSDTEMASGSSRVPVFSFLDLTYWKRQKVCCGIIYKGRFGEVLIDPHLFKPCCASKKRVTETPEQQAVQSPSASKDDEW